The nucleotide sequence aatttcccagatacgggatgaataaagttatccaatccaattcaaactCTTATTTCTACACGTTTAGGTGTCTGACACAGTGGTGGAGCCCTACAACGCGACCCTGTCCGTCCACCAACTTGTGGAGAACACGGACGAAACCTACTGCATTGACAACGAGGCGCTCTACGACATCTGCTTCCGTACCCTGAAGCTGACCACCCCTACGTACGGAGACCTCAACCACCTGGTCTCGGCCACCATGAGCGGCGTCACCACCTGCCTGCGTTTCCCCGGTCAGCTCAACGCCGACTTGCGCAAGCTAGCCGTCAACATGGTGCCTTTCCCCCGCCTCCACTTCTTCATGCCCGGCTTCGCCCCGCTCACCAGCCGCGGAAGCCAGCAGTACCGCGCCCTCACCGTCCCCGAGCTAACGCAGCAAGTTTTCGACGCTAAAAACATGATGGCGGCGTGCGACCCGCGGCACGGCCGCTACCTGACCGTGGCCGCCGTCTTCCGCGGCCGCATGTCCATGAAGGAAGTGGACGAACAGATGCTGAACGTGCAGAACAAGAACAGCAGCTACTTCGTCGAATGGATCCCCAACAATGTGAAGACGGCCGTGTGTGACATTCCCCCCCGCGGCCTCAAGATGGCCGTCACATTCATCGGCAACAGCACGGCCATTCAGGAGCTGTTCAAACGCATCTCCGAGCAGTTCACCGCCATGTTCCGTCGCAAGGCCTTCTTGCACTGGTACACGGGCGAAGGCATGGATGAGATGGAGTTCACCGAGGCCGAGAGCAACATGAACGACCTGGTGTCCGAGTACCAGCAGTACCAGGACGCCACGGCCGAAGAGGAGGGCGAGTTTGAAGAGGACGCCGAGGAAGATGCCTAAAAGAAGAACGAGAAAGTGAAAGGGGCCAACTACTTGTGTAACCGAGGAGACCACATAGTCAGCTATGCTAGAAACCGATTCTTTTAGACCGTCTTAGTGTCCCGTGTCATTCATCTTCAATAAAAATCTGTCAAATGTGAAATGTGTCGTTATATCATTACTCAACTACTCATTAAAACGTTTTACGCAGCAAACCCTGCGACCACGAGGGAGAAAAACAGGTTTCAGTTCACAGGCACAGTTTCCAGTGGCAACGAACCAGGAAAATAAGTATTAAGCCACATAATAATATCTGCTACTTTATGCTTTGACAGCAGTAATACGGTTTAAACTGCAGGCAAACTGATCACTGGTATAAGAGGCATAAGGAATACTTTGTTTttcaataaatacatgaaaatacaaGGGAGGTATAGTTAGCATTCTTTTTGTCTTGTAATGTGAGTACTTTTTGCTCATGCTAATGCAGACAGCAAAAATAGGctaatttttaaagaatattttaaataaatgtataaaacaaataagcaatgcttattatttatctttatattatttacgtatttagattttttttttatacaattgAAACGAAATCCGTTCACTTTAAGAAAAGTACGGCGCGAAACATTTCCTGTCTGATTCGTGACGATGATCCAATCAGAGAACATGAAGTGAAAAACGGCCAATAGGTGTTGAGTATATGTAGAATCCCTGCCATTCTGACCAATCGCAGTAGTTTTtgatacattttagtgggtGTGACTCTACGTAACCCGGAAAAGCGACATGTATTGTTTATCTCTCCATTGACTGGAGTGAGGCGTACGAGGTACATTTATTTTCCCGAAATTACATCTTAAGTTGGAGTGTCAGATTTATGTTTAAATATAAAAGTATCTGATAGTAGTAGCAACGATGGTGCTTAAACGCCTCGGATACGTTTATATATGACGCAATGAAAACACGTTCACATTAACGTAACAATTCTACAATGTAAACATTTCATCGTGCATGTTAACGTTTCAACCTCGATCTCCAATTTTGTAGTACTTTCTTCGCGTTATTAAACGAACTAAGAGGCAGAGTTAGGTATGCTAACGGACTCGTGCTTTGATGTCATGTGCTAAGAGGCagatttgagggttttttttatgCGAATGGCATAATTTTAGTTTTTGGCAAGGAATGGAAGCCACACAAGCCATTAACGACTCCTTCTTAGAGTCAGATGAGGAAACAAATGAAGAAGAGAAGCCGAAAGAGGCGAAGGAACCTGTAGCCAAACTGTGcatcttcaaaaatgaccacgttCCTGAAAGAGGTAAGAAAcatagggtacacggtcgattggtcgccggtcttttggtcgcccggaaggtaagtgctaattaccatttaaatcgttgctcaaattccctaaatacaaactgcgaattactatttagtcatacttaatgccctagtaattattaggctaaagaaaaggtccaaatttcccggacttatattgttttttgttggagaacttgttaagaccctgactgatgtcgcttcttaaagggacaacgcatgtacatacaaactcttatacactcacatgtcggctcagcgaaactgctcatggccattgttggcttttattgatgcgtagaccgtgttgttttaccttgttttgtcgccgtcttttggtcgtcgtcttttggtcgccggtcttttggtcgtcgtcttttggtcgccggtcttttggtcgccggtcttttggtcgcccgtcgcggtcggggcgaccaaaagaccggcgaccaatcgaccgcacacggagacATAGCCATATGAACCTATCTTTACAGAAATTGGAGGTAACAAATGCTAAATTCAGTATCCACAGACTATTGTGTTGTAAGTACTCTAAATCCAAGAACAAGTACACTAGCACTTTTGTtccccaattaaaaaaacataaaatcccCATTTATGTGAATGTTAGACTCTTAATGCTCTTCCTGTCTACACAGAATTTCCTCTTTTTATGGGGGATAACATACTTGGTCGTGACGTTTCCATCTGCACGCTTCCCCTGCTGGCACCCTCCATTTCCAA is from Stigmatopora argus isolate UIUO_Sarg chromosome 4, RoL_Sarg_1.0, whole genome shotgun sequence and encodes:
- the tubb5 gene encoding tubulin beta-5 chain, whose protein sequence is MREIVHLQAGQCGNQIGAKFWEVISDEHGIDPTGTYHGDSDLQLDRISVYYNEASGGKYVPRAILVDLEPGTMDSVRSGPFGQIFRPDNFVFGQSGAGNNWAKGHYTEGAELVDSVLDVVRKESESCDCLQGFQLTHSLGGGTGSGMGTLLISKIREEYPDRIMNTFSVVPSPKVSDTVVEPYNATLSVHQLVENTDETYCIDNEALYDICFRTLKLTTPTYGDLNHLVSATMSGVTTCLRFPGQLNADLRKLAVNMVPFPRLHFFMPGFAPLTSRGSQQYRALTVPELTQQVFDAKNMMAACDPRHGRYLTVAAVFRGRMSMKEVDEQMLNVQNKNSSYFVEWIPNNVKTAVCDIPPRGLKMAVTFIGNSTAIQELFKRISEQFTAMFRRKAFLHWYTGEGMDEMEFTEAESNMNDLVSEYQQYQDATAEEEGEFEEDAEEDA